From the genome of Ectobacillus sp. JY-23, one region includes:
- a CDS encoding TrkA family potassium uptake protein, which yields MGVKKKEFAVIGLGRFGGSICRELVQLGMEVMAIDMDEDRVNEYSSIASHAVIADTTDEMVLKSLGIRNFDHVVVAIGDNIQASILTTLILKELGVENITVKAQNDYHEKVLRKIGADQIVHPERDMGARIANNIASSSVLDYLQLSDEHSIVEIIANERLNGQNLQNLDIRAKFGLNIVAIKRENQVIVSPRATETLRSGDVLVIIGSDNDVDRFEDFLTP from the coding sequence GTGGGTGTGAAGAAAAAAGAGTTTGCTGTTATTGGACTTGGACGTTTTGGTGGTAGCATTTGTCGTGAACTCGTACAATTGGGTATGGAAGTAATGGCAATTGATATGGATGAAGATCGTGTAAATGAATACTCTAGCATAGCTTCTCATGCTGTTATTGCAGATACAACTGATGAAATGGTTTTAAAAAGTCTAGGTATCCGTAACTTTGATCATGTTGTGGTAGCGATAGGTGATAATATTCAGGCGAGCATTCTTACAACATTAATTTTAAAAGAGCTTGGTGTAGAAAATATAACCGTAAAAGCACAAAATGACTATCATGAAAAGGTCCTTCGTAAAATTGGTGCTGATCAAATTGTTCACCCAGAACGTGATATGGGAGCGCGTATTGCTAATAATATTGCCTCAAGTAGTGTGTTGGATTATTTGCAATTATCGGATGAGCACAGCATTGTTGAAATTATTGCAAATGAAAGATTAAATGGTCAAAATTTACAAAATTTAGATATTCGTGCGAAGTTTGGTTTGAATATTGTAGCGATTAAACGAGAAAATCAAGTTATTGTTTCACCGCGAGCAACTGAAACGTTACGTAGTGGAGATGTATTGGTTATCATAGGAAGTGACAATGATGTGGATCGGTTCGAGGATTTCTTAACACCTTAA
- a CDS encoding N-acetyldiaminopimelate deacetylase: MENVFIQIRRDLHQIPELGFQETRTQQYILNYIHSLPKERYEVQTWRTGVLVKVLGRNPMKTIGYRADIDGLPIEEETGYSFASSHQGMMHACGHDLHMSIALGVLTEIVNHPVDDDVVFIFQPAEEGPGGAQPMIESEEFKRWKPDLICALHIAPEYPVGTIATKKGLLFANTSELFIDLKGKGGHAAYPHQTNDMVVAASYLVTQLQSIISRNVDPLDAAVITVGKITSGTVQNIIAETARLEGTIRTLSAESMEKVKERIEAVVQGIQASFQCKAIIDYGSMYYQVFNHEELTVEFMDFIRKETDVQVIECKEAMTGEDFGYMLRETPGFMFWLGVESKYGLHHAKLQPNEAAIPAAISLLTRYISFKGTR, from the coding sequence ATGGAGAATGTATTCATTCAGATACGAAGAGACTTGCATCAAATTCCTGAGCTTGGTTTCCAGGAAACGAGAACACAACAATATATATTGAACTATATTCATTCTTTACCTAAAGAACGCTATGAGGTACAAACGTGGAGAACGGGAGTGCTTGTAAAAGTATTAGGTCGTAACCCAATGAAAACCATTGGGTATCGCGCTGATATAGATGGTCTGCCAATTGAGGAAGAGACCGGATATTCTTTTGCTTCTTCACATCAAGGAATGATGCACGCTTGCGGACATGATTTGCATATGAGCATTGCACTTGGTGTGTTAACTGAAATTGTAAATCATCCTGTAGATGATGATGTAGTGTTTATTTTTCAACCGGCAGAGGAAGGCCCAGGTGGTGCGCAGCCAATGATCGAAAGTGAAGAATTTAAACGCTGGAAACCTGATTTGATTTGTGCATTGCATATTGCACCTGAGTATCCTGTTGGAACGATTGCTACAAAAAAGGGATTGCTATTTGCAAACACATCTGAATTGTTCATTGATTTGAAAGGAAAAGGCGGACATGCGGCATACCCACACCAAACCAATGATATGGTTGTTGCTGCTAGTTATTTGGTGACACAATTACAGTCTATTATAAGCAGAAACGTGGATCCTTTGGATGCGGCTGTTATTACAGTTGGGAAAATTACCAGCGGTACTGTACAAAATATTATTGCGGAAACAGCGCGTCTTGAAGGCACAATTCGTACACTTTCGGCCGAGTCTATGGAGAAAGTAAAGGAAAGAATTGAAGCGGTTGTACAGGGGATTCAGGCTTCCTTTCAATGCAAAGCAATTATTGATTACGGCTCAATGTACTATCAAGTTTTTAATCACGAAGAACTCACTGTGGAATTTATGGATTTTATAAGAAAAGAGACAGATGTACAGGTAATAGAATGCAAAGAAGCTATGACAGGAGAAGATTTCGGCTATATGCTTCGAGAAACACCTGGGTTTATGTTCTGGCTAGGAGTAGAGTCGAAATACGGATTGCATCATGCTAAGCTACAACCAAATGAAGCGGCTATTCCTGCAGCAATTTCGCTACTGACTAGATATATCTCTTTTAAAGGAACGCGTTAA
- the dapD gene encoding 2,3,4,5-tetrahydropyridine-2,6-dicarboxylate N-acetyltransferase translates to MKMMDANEIITFIQKSEKKTPVKVYIKGQLKDIEFPESLQAFVSKKTGVLFGEWSEIKAVLARYENEIVDYVVENDRRNSAIPLLDLKGIKARIEPGAIIRDQVEIGDNAVIMMGAVINIGASIGEGTMIDMNAVLGGRATVGKNAHIGAGAVLAGVIEPPSAKPVIVEDDVVVGANAVVLEGVTVGKGAVVAAGAIVTEDVPPYTVVAGVPARVIKEIDEKTKSKTEIKQELRQLNPEN, encoded by the coding sequence ATGAAAATGATGGATGCAAATGAGATTATCACATTTATTCAAAAGAGTGAAAAGAAAACACCAGTTAAGGTGTATATAAAAGGTCAGTTGAAAGACATTGAATTTCCAGAAAGTCTACAGGCGTTTGTTTCTAAAAAGACAGGTGTCCTTTTTGGAGAATGGTCTGAAATTAAAGCAGTGCTGGCGCGATATGAAAACGAAATCGTCGATTATGTAGTGGAAAATGATCGTCGTAATTCGGCCATCCCTCTTTTGGATTTAAAAGGCATTAAGGCGCGTATCGAGCCGGGTGCAATTATCCGTGACCAGGTAGAAATTGGTGACAATGCTGTTATCATGATGGGAGCAGTTATTAACATCGGTGCTTCTATTGGTGAAGGTACAATGATTGATATGAATGCTGTACTTGGCGGTCGTGCTACAGTAGGGAAAAATGCTCACATCGGTGCAGGGGCGGTACTTGCTGGTGTTATTGAACCACCTTCAGCTAAACCTGTAATCGTAGAGGATGATGTGGTAGTAGGTGCTAATGCAGTTGTTTTAGAAGGTGTTACAGTTGGCAAAGGTGCGGTTGTAGCAGCGGGTGCGATTGTTACAGAGGATGTTCCTCCTTACACAGTGGTAGCGGGTGTGCCGGCACGTGTCATCAAAGAAATTGATGAGAAAACAAAATCTAAAACAGAAATTAAACAAGAGCTTCGTCAATTAAATCCGGAAAACTAA